From a region of the Paenibacillus sp. FSL R10-2734 genome:
- a CDS encoding Gfo/Idh/MocA family oxidoreductase, whose product MTIRIGKISFWHVHAWDYTKQAQEHEDTILTAVGDEDAERGKKAAESLNVPFFESLDELLAQEDIDAVIVDAPTNVHRDVMVAAAQAGKHIFTEKVIAPTLKEVNEIISEIGESKVKFTVSLPRLNDGYTLSIQEVLSQGLLGKITYVRVRLSHNGATENWLPEHFYSLEQCGGGALIDLGCHPMYLTKLFLGQDVTGVSANFGYVTGKEVEDNAVVTLFTDSGAIGVVEAGFVNSHSPFTIEVHGTEGTLLYGTPEDKLLLRSNKSTDQEEGWKEVALQTNRESAFHQWVNHIRNDTFATQNVQIAVELTRLMEAANRSAKEARMIRLADLDA is encoded by the coding sequence ATGACGATTAGAATTGGTAAAATTAGCTTTTGGCATGTGCATGCTTGGGACTATACGAAACAAGCTCAAGAGCATGAGGATACTATATTGACTGCCGTTGGGGATGAAGATGCAGAGCGTGGAAAAAAAGCTGCCGAAAGCTTAAATGTTCCTTTTTTCGAATCACTGGATGAGCTGCTTGCGCAAGAGGATATAGATGCTGTTATAGTGGATGCGCCAACCAATGTGCATAGAGATGTTATGGTGGCTGCTGCCCAAGCGGGTAAACATATTTTTACGGAAAAAGTGATTGCCCCAACGTTAAAAGAAGTCAACGAAATTATTTCAGAGATTGGCGAGAGCAAGGTGAAGTTTACGGTCTCCTTACCTCGTCTAAATGATGGCTATACATTATCCATTCAAGAAGTGCTAAGTCAAGGGCTGCTCGGAAAGATTACGTACGTTAGAGTTCGCTTATCCCATAATGGGGCAACGGAAAACTGGCTTCCAGAACATTTCTATAGCTTGGAACAATGTGGGGGCGGAGCTTTGATTGATCTTGGCTGTCATCCTATGTATTTGACGAAGCTATTCTTAGGTCAAGATGTGACCGGTGTAAGTGCTAACTTTGGTTACGTAACTGGCAAAGAAGTAGAAGATAATGCAGTGGTGACGCTATTTACGGATTCTGGCGCTATCGGTGTGGTGGAGGCTGGTTTCGTGAATAGTCATTCGCCGTTTACGATCGAGGTACACGGAACAGAGGGAACACTGCTTTACGGAACACCAGAGGATAAGCTTCTTCTTAGAAGTAACAAATCCACTGATCAAGAGGAAGGCTGGAAAGAAGTAGCGCTACAAACCAATCGCGAAAGCGCATTCCATCAATGGGTTAATCATATTCGCAATGATACCTTCGCTACCCAGAATGTTCAAATCGCTGTGGAGCTCACGAGATTAATGGAAGCGGCAAATCGTTCTGCTAAAGAAGCTCGTATGATTCGGTTAGCAGATCTAGACGCTTAA
- a CDS encoding helix-turn-helix domain-containing protein, with protein sequence MSNFPYEMMFEKHDMLERLDISIGWGHYEITVLRFHLTSFPPGRVIDFHNHSEFEFHFIPRGKGEVILGDLKYPLSEGMLYLTGPGVMHRQEADPEESMEELCLHVDIKEKIREDVDPWEVAEAETCVQKLKQLPLIPAQDYHSAMKCFLEAYEACEGKLTGYYTSIKHLVISILLRAVRAYDSGEIRTEAPVRDMLAYRYHYAIQYMEANYSGTVTLENVAEKLNISSRQLQRVFKQVDAEKSFSRSLEDIRLQAVCRKLKESNYPIEQIAKSEGFTNATYLHIVFRKRLGMTPATYRSAKQTNLK encoded by the coding sequence TTGAGTAACTTTCCCTATGAGATGATGTTTGAGAAGCATGATATGCTCGAGAGATTGGATATTTCGATCGGGTGGGGACATTACGAGATAACAGTTCTTAGATTTCATTTGACCTCTTTTCCACCGGGAAGAGTCATAGATTTTCATAATCATTCCGAATTCGAATTTCATTTTATTCCACGAGGAAAGGGAGAAGTTATTCTTGGCGATTTAAAATACCCCTTATCTGAGGGAATGCTCTATTTAACCGGACCGGGTGTCATGCATCGTCAAGAGGCGGATCCAGAAGAATCCATGGAAGAACTGTGTCTACATGTGGACATCAAAGAGAAGATCAGAGAGGATGTAGATCCATGGGAGGTTGCGGAGGCTGAGACATGTGTTCAGAAGCTTAAGCAATTACCACTGATTCCAGCACAAGATTATCACAGCGCTATGAAGTGTTTTCTTGAAGCCTATGAAGCTTGTGAGGGTAAACTGACGGGTTACTATACTTCCATTAAGCATCTCGTAATCAGCATTTTATTAAGGGCAGTAAGAGCATATGATTCAGGTGAAATCCGTACAGAAGCGCCTGTTAGAGATATGTTAGCTTATCGGTACCACTATGCCATTCAATATATGGAAGCTAATTATTCAGGAACCGTTACCTTGGAGAATGTTGCAGAAAAGCTGAATATTAGCTCCAGGCAGTTGCAACGAGTATTTAAGCAAGTAGATGCTGAGAAATCTTTTAGTCGATCGCTTGAGGATATTCGATTACAAGCGGTCTGCCGAAAGCTTAAGGAGAGTAATTATCCGATAGAACAAATCGCCAAATCGGAAGGGTTTACGAATGCAACGTATTTGCATATCGTATTCCGCAAACGCTTAGGCATGACTCCGGCGACTTATCGAAGTGCGAAACAAACCAATTTGAAGTGA
- a CDS encoding Gfo/Idh/MocA family oxidoreductase: MSKVFRVGIIGCGGIANGKHLPSLSKQSKVEIVAFCDIVKERAVDAAAKYGSAEAIVYTDYTELLKDHSIDIIHVLTPNDAHAEISIAALEAGKHVMCEKPMAKTAADAKRMVEAAKRTGKKLTIGYDNRYREDSLFLKKACESGELGHIYFAKAHAIRRRAVPTWGVFLDEEKQGGGPLIDIGTHALDLTLWMMDNYKPKVVLGTKYHELSQKEEAANAWGPWDPKKFTVEDSAFGMIVMENGATIMLEASWALNSLDVHEAKCSLSGTEAGADMKDGLRINGEKFSKLYTNEIELGAGGVAYYEGKAESAPDIELRKWIEAIEQDKDPVVTPEQAYVVSQILEAIYESAQTGKAVYLD; this comes from the coding sequence ATGAGTAAAGTTTTTCGCGTAGGAATTATTGGATGTGGTGGAATTGCGAATGGCAAGCATCTACCAAGCTTGAGCAAGCAAAGTAAAGTAGAGATCGTTGCTTTTTGTGACATTGTTAAAGAGCGGGCTGTTGATGCGGCTGCAAAATATGGAAGTGCTGAAGCTATTGTCTATACCGATTATACAGAATTATTGAAAGATCATTCGATTGATATTATTCATGTGCTTACCCCTAATGATGCTCATGCAGAAATTTCAATCGCTGCTCTTGAAGCAGGGAAACACGTCATGTGTGAAAAACCAATGGCCAAGACGGCGGCAGATGCCAAACGCATGGTTGAAGCGGCGAAACGTACAGGCAAAAAGCTAACCATTGGATATGACAATCGGTATAGAGAAGACAGCTTATTTTTGAAAAAAGCATGTGAGTCCGGGGAGCTTGGACATATTTATTTTGCGAAAGCACATGCCATTAGACGGAGAGCTGTACCGACATGGGGAGTTTTCCTCGATGAAGAGAAACAAGGCGGCGGCCCGCTGATCGATATCGGAACCCATGCCCTCGATCTAACCCTTTGGATGATGGATAACTATAAGCCAAAAGTCGTGCTGGGTACTAAATATCATGAACTGTCTCAAAAAGAAGAGGCTGCGAATGCTTGGGGACCGTGGGATCCGAAGAAATTTACCGTTGAAGATTCAGCTTTTGGAATGATCGTGATGGAGAATGGCGCCACGATTATGCTGGAAGCGAGCTGGGCTCTCAATTCGCTGGATGTACATGAAGCTAAATGCAGCTTAAGCGGGACTGAAGCAGGCGCAGATATGAAGGACGGACTTAGAATTAATGGAGAGAAATTCAGCAAGCTGTACACCAATGAAATTGAGCTTGGCGCTGGTGGAGTAGCCTACTATGAAGGAAAAGCAGAGAGTGCACCTGATATTGAATTAAGAAAGTGGATCGAAGCCATCGAACAGGATAAAGACCCTGTTGTAACTCCTGAACAAGCTTATGTTGTATCGCAGATATTAGAAGCGATTTATGAATCTGCACAAACGGGTAAGGCTGTGTATTTGGATTAG
- a CDS encoding CAP domain-containing protein, translating to MHAKQTNHEMHARNVTTKSNKSNLTQASSISTMDAGNSRITAKQAAPANDSNWLDWLMRNNAPIGSGGQTGVAQPSANPQMTANPQMTANPNPQMTAKPQQPANTSQAEQKVLELVNKERANAGLKSLSLNSELSKMAMAKAKDMHDNNYFDHQSPTYGSPFDMMKAFGISYSSAGENIAKGQKTAEEVMNQWMNSPGHRANILNSSFTEIGIALYSSEWVQEFIGL from the coding sequence ATGCATGCTAAACAAACAAATCATGAAATGCATGCGCGTAATGTCACTACAAAGTCAAACAAGTCAAACTTAACTCAAGCCTCTTCCATTTCCACAATGGATGCAGGGAATTCAAGAATTACGGCTAAACAAGCAGCACCTGCTAACGATTCGAATTGGCTAGATTGGCTCATGAGAAATAATGCACCAATAGGCTCAGGAGGTCAAACTGGAGTTGCGCAGCCATCCGCTAATCCGCAAATGACCGCCAATCCTCAGATGACCGCCAATCCGAATCCGCAAATGACCGCCAAACCTCAGCAGCCTGCCAATACGTCTCAAGCCGAACAGAAAGTGTTGGAATTGGTGAATAAAGAAAGAGCGAACGCAGGCTTGAAGTCACTAAGTTTGAATAGCGAGCTCTCAAAAATGGCTATGGCAAAAGCGAAGGATATGCATGACAACAATTATTTTGATCATCAGTCTCCGACTTATGGTTCTCCGTTTGATATGATGAAGGCATTCGGGATTAGCTATAGCTCAGCGGGTGAAAACATCGCGAAGGGCCAGAAGACCGCGGAGGAAGTAATGAATCAATGGATGAACAGTCCTGGTCATCGTGCTAACATCCTGAACAGTAGCTTCACCGAAATTGGAATAGCTTTATATAGCAGCGAATGGGTTCAAGAATTTATTGGTTTGTGA
- a CDS encoding GNAT family N-acetyltransferase, whose translation MTAITKAEQIRIIEYDPSYAGAVAEMWNRSNESWGGGTNQRTEDMVRREMEISSNLYVFLAVDGKEVVGFCSFAHYRHDEGALYVPLLNVRPDYHGYKVGRNLILNAVRKTVEAGWPRLDLFTWAGNTKAVPMYKKCGFFWEQNEDYVHLMNFIPTVLQTEALAPYFEELDWYADSTRELPIEPDGRRERGFDFFDYTWQKGELSLRAEFEKSGRGLTALDTPDYEISTEIEDHDLVFGSTYKIRYHIKNRSTSELSIEIKGENDKNIRFGLVAAPMLAPGETVIVEGDFELDSVREEQNDKKTHPAVVSKWIIGGKKAEFRMGVAPKFPVKMKAALPTRELYLGLPAELYLNVENNFASEAEFSFDLPEDEFLEWTERSIRFSIPAKGKTSVPVPFTLRSYGLYSRDVEVTAIPIGKKAVSFTSNLSMLMKGTHGRYGGQNGDQWVAVNGAYSLHMGKLDSAMWIEYPGSSHNFWWTYPKLGKPFSEEFSKKQAKEVKIYSEGESQILSALYESEEFPGLEITTVVKLSANGIAEFHHEICNTSSNTLEENMYVLTNFGFFGKQLILPYQGQFVDMGEAYSGDPSRWDSAQITENWLFCKEENVTCGICWDPSLKLLRPEYTLGLEHNLGRISAGDVVRTKATVFALNSFVSWSDFRSFARKQKNPVAPLLDNHLELTLGGGNPFASGELHAELIERKMTPLAGSLELYIQNDTGAERKAADMELHREQDLRSAGFEISTEEKKSSGQSESGGKIRVVYRGEDRVQERSGLWFPQTETTIACEMEEGPAGPIYTVSNGILSIAAAPEFGSFVHSLKHQGEEWLDSSYPVAVPRSWWNPWHGGLGVGIPGMGGFSRLLEPRTADFVERADVYGNVWKGLRITTSIEKQEANRGITINQHYLMLPGVPVLCVMHSVTNESGLTLPHYSLSEDSYFKPSAQLSEGWMEFPEEGKFLLGTVEAHFDSKGIMRMGAASRKDLLHIVNSYPNQKGSAYVNNQVFNYGVNQHLTLLDGETAWTQPSFLIIGEIAFNPEDVYGLLKLSFNSTNDSKETTNANY comes from the coding sequence TTGACAGCAATAACTAAAGCGGAGCAAATCCGCATTATCGAATATGATCCATCTTACGCTGGAGCGGTCGCTGAGATGTGGAACCGCAGTAATGAAAGCTGGGGTGGCGGCACCAACCAGAGAACAGAGGATATGGTGCGCAGAGAGATGGAGATTTCATCCAATCTATATGTGTTTCTCGCCGTTGATGGCAAGGAGGTCGTTGGGTTCTGCAGTTTCGCTCACTACCGTCATGACGAAGGTGCGTTGTATGTACCGTTATTGAATGTACGACCTGATTATCATGGTTACAAGGTCGGTCGCAATTTAATTCTGAACGCCGTCCGTAAAACAGTCGAAGCAGGTTGGCCACGCCTAGATCTTTTTACCTGGGCAGGCAACACAAAGGCTGTCCCGATGTATAAGAAATGCGGATTCTTCTGGGAACAAAATGAGGATTACGTCCATCTGATGAACTTCATTCCAACCGTTCTGCAAACAGAAGCGCTTGCTCCTTATTTCGAGGAGCTGGATTGGTACGCAGATAGCACCCGCGAACTCCCCATCGAGCCAGATGGTCGCCGAGAGCGTGGTTTTGATTTCTTCGATTACACTTGGCAAAAGGGAGAACTCTCCTTGCGGGCAGAATTCGAGAAGAGTGGTCGCGGGCTGACCGCCCTGGACACACCAGATTATGAAATTTCTACTGAGATCGAAGATCATGATCTTGTGTTCGGCTCCACCTACAAGATTCGCTACCACATCAAGAATCGCTCTACATCTGAGCTTTCGATTGAGATTAAAGGCGAAAATGATAAAAATATTCGGTTTGGCTTGGTCGCTGCACCGATGCTCGCCCCAGGGGAAACGGTCATTGTAGAAGGGGATTTTGAGCTTGATTCTGTTCGTGAGGAGCAGAATGATAAGAAGACCCATCCTGCTGTTGTAAGCAAATGGATCATCGGTGGCAAGAAGGCTGAGTTCCGCATGGGGGTCGCGCCTAAATTTCCGGTCAAAATGAAGGCAGCGCTGCCAACAAGGGAACTTTATCTAGGTCTTCCAGCCGAACTTTACCTGAATGTGGAGAATAATTTTGCTTCGGAAGCAGAGTTCTCTTTTGACTTGCCGGAGGATGAATTCTTGGAATGGACAGAGCGTTCGATACGCTTCTCGATTCCAGCTAAGGGTAAAACCTCTGTGCCAGTACCCTTCACGCTGCGGTCATACGGTCTTTATTCACGTGATGTTGAGGTAACAGCCATTCCGATTGGGAAGAAGGCCGTTTCCTTTACAAGTAACTTGTCCATGCTAATGAAGGGCACACATGGCCGCTATGGTGGACAAAATGGGGATCAATGGGTCGCTGTGAACGGCGCATACTCCCTCCATATGGGCAAGCTCGACAGTGCCATGTGGATTGAGTATCCCGGCTCAAGTCACAACTTCTGGTGGACCTATCCGAAGCTAGGCAAGCCATTCTCAGAAGAATTTTCCAAGAAGCAAGCCAAAGAAGTGAAAATCTACTCGGAAGGGGAAAGTCAGATTCTTAGTGCCCTCTACGAGTCGGAAGAATTCCCAGGTCTGGAGATAACAACGGTGGTTAAGCTGTCCGCAAACGGAATTGCTGAGTTTCATCATGAGATCTGTAACACCAGCAGCAATACGCTGGAAGAGAACATGTATGTGCTGACGAATTTCGGTTTCTTTGGCAAGCAACTTATCCTCCCATATCAAGGCCAATTTGTAGACATGGGAGAGGCTTACTCCGGTGATCCAAGTCGTTGGGACAGTGCCCAAATTACGGAGAACTGGCTGTTCTGCAAGGAAGAGAACGTTACATGTGGAATCTGCTGGGATCCTTCACTGAAGCTGCTTCGTCCAGAATACACACTTGGGCTAGAGCATAATCTTGGCCGGATTTCCGCTGGAGATGTCGTAAGGACAAAGGCGACTGTTTTTGCGCTGAACAGCTTTGTCAGCTGGTCGGATTTTCGTTCCTTCGCCCGAAAGCAAAAGAATCCAGTCGCACCGTTGCTGGACAATCATCTGGAATTAACACTTGGCGGCGGAAATCCTTTTGCATCAGGTGAACTACATGCAGAACTTATTGAACGTAAGATGACTCCACTTGCTGGAAGCCTCGAACTGTATATTCAAAACGATACCGGAGCGGAGCGGAAGGCTGCTGATATGGAGTTACATAGAGAGCAGGATTTACGTTCAGCGGGCTTTGAAATCTCTACTGAGGAGAAGAAGTCGTCGGGACAAAGCGAATCCGGTGGGAAAATCCGGGTCGTCTATCGTGGAGAGGATCGCGTTCAGGAACGGTCGGGTCTTTGGTTCCCACAGACGGAAACAACTATAGCTTGCGAGATGGAAGAAGGTCCTGCAGGTCCAATATACACGGTGAGCAACGGAATTCTCTCCATAGCGGCTGCCCCTGAGTTTGGAAGCTTCGTGCATTCTCTGAAACACCAAGGAGAGGAATGGCTGGATAGCTCCTATCCGGTAGCGGTTCCGCGTTCTTGGTGGAATCCTTGGCATGGTGGACTCGGTGTGGGAATTCCAGGAATGGGAGGCTTCAGTCGGTTACTGGAGCCAAGAACGGCGGACTTTGTAGAGCGAGCGGATGTTTACGGCAACGTCTGGAAAGGTCTAAGAATCACCACATCCATCGAGAAGCAAGAAGCGAACCGTGGAATCACTATCAACCAGCATTACCTTATGCTCCCCGGCGTCCCAGTGCTCTGTGTAATGCATTCGGTGACCAACGAAAGTGGATTGACCTTGCCGCATTACTCACTTTCGGAGGATAGTTACTTCAAGCCTTCGGCACAATTATCCGAAGGATGGATGGAATTCCCCGAGGAAGGCAAGTTCCTGCTTGGAACGGTGGAAGCCCATTTTGATTCTAAGGGGATCATGAGAATGGGTGCAGCTTCGCGTAAGGATCTGCTGCATATTGTGAATAGTTATCCCAATCAGAAGGGTTCAGCATATGTAAACAATCAGGTGTTTAATTACGGTGTGAATCAACACCTTACGCTGCTGGATGGAGAAACTGCTTGGACACAGCCGAGCTTCCTGATCATTGGGGAGATAGCCTTTAATCCAGAGGATGTATATGGCCTATTGAAGCTCAGCTTTAACAGCACTAATGACAGCAAGGAGACGACAAATGCCAATTATTGA
- a CDS encoding amidohydrolase family protein: MPIIDIHIHLSDIDSFHQTAKDLSKVEYTAAGLKAEFDKNDVVLGIGMGVTEQTKGAFPDSTSPNPMSLDLEESVPPFLMECVGINPNMLTGKQALEELDRIEARLQAPEVAGIKLYAGYYHHYVHDKIYSPVYELAAKYGVPVVIHTGDTYSMNGLLKYSHPLTVDELAYQQRSVNFMICHLGDPWVMDAAEVVAKNPNVYADLSGLVVGDRPHFERFMNEPLYMDHFRRALIYSDHYEKMLFGTDWPLAPIGLYAEFIRRLVPEQHHEKVFYENAFRLFPRIEQRIAAL; the protein is encoded by the coding sequence ATGCCAATTATTGATATTCACATTCATCTATCGGACATCGATAGCTTTCATCAAACAGCTAAAGATCTCTCCAAAGTCGAATATACTGCAGCTGGGCTCAAGGCGGAGTTTGACAAGAACGACGTCGTTCTCGGCATTGGAATGGGGGTAACGGAGCAGACGAAGGGAGCCTTTCCTGACTCCACCTCACCTAATCCGATGAGCCTTGACCTGGAAGAAAGTGTTCCACCGTTCCTAATGGAATGCGTTGGCATTAATCCAAACATGCTTACTGGGAAACAAGCCCTCGAGGAGCTGGACCGAATCGAAGCGCGGCTGCAAGCACCCGAGGTAGCCGGAATTAAGCTGTATGCAGGATACTATCACCATTACGTCCATGACAAAATCTATTCACCAGTCTATGAGCTGGCTGCCAAGTATGGCGTGCCTGTGGTCATTCATACTGGTGATACGTATTCGATGAATGGATTGCTTAAGTACTCGCATCCTCTTACCGTAGATGAATTAGCCTACCAGCAGCGGAGCGTGAACTTTATGATCTGCCACTTAGGTGATCCATGGGTAATGGACGCTGCTGAAGTGGTGGCTAAGAATCCGAATGTCTATGCGGATTTGTCGGGCCTCGTTGTCGGTGATCGGCCCCATTTCGAACGTTTCATGAACGAGCCCTTGTACATGGACCATTTTCGTCGGGCGCTTATTTACTCCGATCACTACGAGAAAATGTTGTTCGGAACCGATTGGCCGCTCGCACCCATTGGTCTGTATGCGGAATTCATCCGCAGACTTGTGCCTGAGCAACACCACGAGAAAGTATTTTACGAGAATGCCTTTAGGCTGTTTCCGCGCATCGAGCAGCGGATTGCCGCACTCTAA
- a CDS encoding spore germination protein yields MAKDSKESSKSAESNPQWTVPSIPIDSTELRVNLEQIRQKTGNSGDIIIREFTIGSGEEFQAAIIYVDGIVNNTTINQFVMEVLLNVMLSSEQRTLNDLVQVITDKIVPIGGMKTLFQWDELYDALLWGQTILLIDGSNEALAIATSGGEVRAIDEPGTDNSIRGSREGFVENLTTNISMVRRRIRNPNLWLESMTLGQVTHTRIGIMYINGIADNSIVDEAKRRLRKIKLDGILESGYIEKMIEDQKFTPFPTILPTERPDTVAANLLEGKIAILVDGTPFMLIIPAVFNQFFQITEDSYHRYDISIALRLLRVVMFIISMIGPSFYIAATTFHQEMIPTQLVISLVSQLEATPFTAFVEALLMEIIFEILREAGVRMPKAIGAAVSIVGALVIGQAAVQAGLVSTAMVIVVSLTAISSLATPIFSIAVSARLLRFLLMISAATFGFFGMILTLIMIIAHMCSLRSFGVPYMSPYSPVMPVRNNQVQNHLPIWMRHLVPKLMKKPTTEQVGDQDGT; encoded by the coding sequence ATGGCAAAGGATAGCAAAGAGAGTAGTAAAAGTGCTGAAAGCAATCCACAATGGACCGTCCCTTCAATTCCAATTGATTCAACTGAATTAAGAGTCAATTTAGAGCAGATTCGTCAAAAAACCGGGAATAGTGGAGATATCATTATTCGTGAATTTACGATTGGCTCGGGTGAGGAGTTTCAAGCCGCAATTATTTATGTGGATGGCATCGTTAATAATACAACCATCAATCAATTTGTCATGGAAGTCTTATTGAACGTCATGCTGAGTAGTGAACAAAGGACATTAAATGATTTAGTCCAAGTGATAACAGATAAAATTGTCCCGATCGGCGGCATGAAGACTCTTTTTCAATGGGATGAACTCTATGATGCGCTGCTGTGGGGGCAGACTATCCTGTTAATTGATGGATCTAATGAGGCCCTAGCGATTGCCACATCGGGTGGTGAGGTTCGCGCTATAGATGAGCCTGGTACGGATAATTCAATTAGGGGATCACGTGAAGGGTTTGTTGAAAACTTAACGACGAATATATCGATGGTTCGACGCCGCATTCGAAATCCTAATTTATGGCTGGAATCGATGACGTTAGGACAAGTTACACATACTAGGATAGGGATCATGTACATAAATGGGATCGCGGATAATTCCATTGTTGATGAGGCGAAGCGACGTCTCCGTAAGATCAAACTGGATGGCATTCTGGAATCGGGATATATCGAGAAAATGATTGAAGATCAGAAGTTCACGCCGTTTCCAACAATCCTTCCCACTGAACGTCCAGATACCGTCGCTGCTAATCTCTTAGAAGGTAAAATTGCAATTTTGGTGGATGGGACCCCCTTTATGCTAATTATCCCAGCTGTCTTTAATCAATTTTTTCAAATTACAGAAGATTCGTATCATCGATATGATATTAGTATCGCGTTACGACTATTACGAGTTGTAATGTTTATCATTTCGATGATTGGACCTTCTTTCTATATCGCAGCAACAACCTTCCATCAAGAAATGATACCGACGCAGTTAGTGATATCGCTTGTTTCACAGCTAGAAGCAACGCCATTTACTGCGTTTGTTGAGGCATTATTAATGGAAATTATTTTTGAGATTTTGCGTGAAGCGGGTGTTCGTATGCCCAAAGCGATAGGAGCAGCAGTATCTATAGTTGGAGCGCTAGTCATTGGACAAGCAGCTGTACAAGCAGGATTAGTGTCAACCGCTATGGTTATTGTCGTTTCACTGACGGCTATCTCTAGTCTAGCGACGCCTATTTTCTCAATTGCTGTATCAGCGAGATTGTTACGTTTTCTCCTTATGATCAGTGCAGCAACGTTTGGTTTCTTTGGAATGATTCTTACTTTGATTATGATCATTGCTCATATGTGCAGTTTACGTTCATTTGGTGTACCCTACATGTCTCCATACAGTCCTGTAATGCCCGTTAGGAATAATCAGGTTCAAAATCATTTGCCGATTTGGATGAGACATTTGGTTCCTAAATTAATGAAGAAACCAACAACAGAGCAAGTGGGTGATCAAGATGGAACGTAG
- a CDS encoding Ger(x)C family spore germination protein produces the protein MERRMAGFWLSMSMIFLLTGCWDSRELTDIGFVVALAIDKGEKKNIRVTVQIVNPANTSNSPGGRSPSPLPPTTYSAEGNNVFEATRVLSKKLSRQLHYGHAVVLLVGEELATTQGIKKIFDGIERDNEFRSSATMVIARGATGEEIIKQPTSIDNSPAMKIMKMVSDTEQAWGENIDEKMYQVIQAIVSFGKEPTITGVQLDHSNKEDKIMANGIATFKDGKLMKWLDGSEGRGLLWVLGKVRSTLLTLDWNDQPHTIGIENIRTKSSFHSSFNKSGKPMIEVKIGADANIGEVDVPIDVTNPKVLLQIERLYTQAIHDEALATIKLMQQQKSDIFGFGEVVHRDHPKQWRTLKQDWNDVTFPEIEVKVKVEAYLRNTGLRNRTILESIDVGG, from the coding sequence ATGGAACGTAGAATGGCAGGATTTTGGTTGTCGATGTCTATGATCTTTTTGCTTACGGGTTGTTGGGATAGTCGAGAGCTAACAGATATTGGCTTTGTTGTTGCGCTGGCGATTGATAAAGGAGAAAAGAAGAACATTCGGGTTACGGTTCAGATCGTTAATCCAGCAAATACTTCAAATTCACCAGGGGGAAGAAGTCCTTCGCCCTTACCTCCAACAACATATTCAGCTGAAGGTAATAATGTATTTGAAGCCACTCGCGTTCTTTCTAAAAAACTTTCTAGGCAATTGCATTATGGTCATGCGGTTGTTCTCTTGGTGGGTGAAGAATTAGCTACAACACAAGGGATCAAGAAGATTTTTGACGGTATTGAGCGGGATAATGAATTTCGTTCTTCTGCCACAATGGTCATTGCGAGGGGGGCGACAGGAGAAGAAATCATTAAACAACCAACAAGTATCGATAATTCACCGGCCATGAAAATCATGAAAATGGTATCTGATACAGAGCAAGCTTGGGGTGAAAATATAGATGAGAAAATGTACCAAGTGATTCAAGCAATTGTCTCATTTGGTAAAGAGCCGACCATTACGGGCGTTCAACTCGATCATTCAAATAAAGAAGATAAAATCATGGCTAATGGGATCGCTACTTTTAAAGATGGGAAATTAATGAAGTGGTTAGACGGGAGCGAGGGTCGTGGACTCTTATGGGTTCTAGGTAAAGTTCGTTCAACATTGTTAACCTTGGATTGGAATGATCAGCCACATACGATAGGGATCGAGAATATACGAACAAAATCATCCTTTCATTCAAGCTTTAATAAATCTGGTAAACCAATGATTGAAGTGAAGATTGGTGCGGATGCGAATATTGGAGAGGTTGATGTGCCAATTGATGTAACTAATCCTAAGGTGCTCTTGCAAATTGAGCGACTTTACACACAAGCTATTCACGATGAAGCGCTAGCCACAATTAAATTAATGCAACAGCAAAAGTCGGACATTTTCGGATTCGGAGAGGTGGTACATCGTGATCATCCTAAGCAATGGAGAACGTTGAAGCAGGATTGGAATGATGTGACCTTTCCCGAGATTGAAGTAAAAGTGAAAGTGGAAGCTTATTTACGTAATACCGGATTGCGTAACAGGACAATACTGGAAAGCATCGATGTTGGCGGATGA